The following coding sequences are from one Paenibacillus stellifer window:
- a CDS encoding Ig-like domain-containing protein: MRKKNMAKILIFLLFVTQLAYGFGSTPRAEAAQIDQDRNIITSVSMAVYDKNGNTVTDAVYEQGSKVQLDYTWELPSTPKYQSGDTYTFKLPDAFKMYNDVQGPLTFEGISVGNFTAIAATHEVVMTFNNYMETHDPVHGTLTLQTEFDKQVIVGSSEQTVVFPFNGGNCNVTLFFKPAIYIAIPVHFSNKASQVS, translated from the coding sequence ATGCGTAAAAAGAATATGGCAAAGATTCTGATATTTCTGCTGTTTGTCACCCAGTTGGCCTATGGATTTGGCTCGACACCGCGTGCGGAAGCTGCGCAAATCGATCAAGATCGAAATATCATTACGAGTGTCTCCATGGCTGTCTATGACAAGAACGGAAATACAGTCACGGATGCAGTGTACGAGCAAGGCTCCAAGGTTCAATTGGACTACACCTGGGAGCTTCCTTCCACACCCAAGTATCAAAGCGGGGACACCTACACATTCAAGCTCCCCGACGCGTTCAAAATGTACAATGATGTCCAAGGACCGCTGACCTTTGAGGGGATAAGTGTCGGCAATTTTACGGCCATTGCAGCCACACATGAAGTGGTCATGACGTTCAACAATTATATGGAAACGCATGATCCGGTTCATGGCACGCTGACCCTTCAGACGGAATTTGACAAGCAGGTTATCGTAGGCTCCTCAGAGCAGACCGTCGTGTTTCCGTTCAATGGAGGGAACTGCAACGTAACGCTGTTTTTCAAGCCGGCCATTTATATCGCCATACCGGTCCATTTTTCAAATAAGGCATCGCAAGTTTCTTGA
- a CDS encoding RNA polymerase sigma factor encodes MEEAEWVSAVLSGDRQAFAHLVTRYQGMVYRVCVKITGESESAKDMAQEVFIKAYKALPSFRGQSSFSTWLYRIAYRTCLDYKRSNDREWRHRTSADVTENDYVTSRTPEHDVLRKEASEELGQSVNSLAEPYRSVVQLYYFNQQSYQQIAEARGVSVKTVESQLYRARQMMRRKGEMWE; translated from the coding sequence CTGGAAGAAGCGGAATGGGTATCTGCCGTGCTGAGCGGCGACCGTCAAGCCTTTGCGCATTTAGTGACGCGCTATCAGGGGATGGTATACCGGGTTTGCGTCAAAATTACAGGAGAATCCGAGTCGGCCAAAGATATGGCCCAGGAAGTGTTCATAAAGGCTTACAAGGCGCTCCCCTCCTTCCGAGGACAATCCTCGTTCTCTACATGGCTGTATCGGATTGCCTATCGTACCTGTCTCGATTACAAAAGGTCGAATGACAGGGAATGGCGCCACCGCACCTCGGCGGATGTCACGGAGAATGATTATGTCACCTCCAGGACGCCGGAGCACGATGTGCTGCGCAAAGAGGCCTCCGAAGAGCTGGGCCAGAGTGTGAACAGTCTTGCCGAACCGTACCGGTCGGTCGTGCAGCTGTACTACTTCAATCAGCAGTCTTATCAGCAAATAGCGGAAGCCAGGGGCGTGTCGGTCAAGACCGTAGAATCCCAGCTGTACCGCGCCAGACAGATGATGCGAAGGAAAGGGGAGATGTGGGAATGA
- a CDS encoding zf-HC2 domain-containing protein, which translates to MRCEQIMEWLPWYLQGSLSPLETREVTRHLGSCPACARWLEEVREMEALWKEMEPDFGMHSAQSEEIPDLAIPVMAEIERLDARRRDAEAKPQVTGRRFQVRTSWLHYGLAACLTFVLVQFGVFEHLGYGLSEMNGHMSTSVTEFFSTSGNQPHGK; encoded by the coding sequence ATGAGATGCGAACAGATAATGGAATGGCTTCCCTGGTATTTACAAGGCAGCTTGTCTCCCCTGGAGACGCGTGAAGTTACGCGCCATCTCGGATCATGTCCCGCCTGTGCGCGGTGGCTGGAGGAAGTCCGGGAGATGGAGGCGCTCTGGAAAGAGATGGAGCCGGATTTCGGCATGCACTCGGCACAGAGCGAAGAGATTCCCGATCTCGCCATACCGGTCATGGCCGAAATCGAGAGGCTGGATGCCCGCAGGAGGGATGCCGAAGCGAAGCCGCAGGTTACGGGCAGACGCTTTCAGGTCAGAACCTCATGGCTGCATTACGGGCTTGCTGCCTGTCTTACCTTCGTGCTTGTTCAATTCGGCGTATTCGAGCATCTGGGTTACGGCTTGTCGGAAATGAACGGCCATATGTCAACCTCGGTTACGGAATTCTTCAGCACTTCAGGCAATCAGCCTCATGGCAAATGA
- a CDS encoding DUF4097 family beta strand repeat-containing protein — MGRWKIGSLTAALGCIALGVILALAQVGVLTYEVLGYLWPALLIMLGLEMLLRLLGRSETKSRTSGWAIVLIVVLGCVSAGQSVLAGGTFGSLLGRSHLAAIEGEVPIKDTVKKVIISIPGGKVTVNGNDGGVLKYDGSLMALGKTKEESQQTLNKNWRATEVGDTVTLELPSESNWLSNITIGLNFSSPYLNVSLPSNLEVTIHTSDGALNVSDLQAGVKADTSNGRIEMKDIQGGVEAGSSNGAILLQQVDGGASVTSSNGAITLEDVGGKVHAKSSNGKIVIHSGISGDWDCKSSNGAVTVTVPKNSDARIIADTSNGSMKGSVDWQKEGDDHGTATIGGGTHTVKLNTSNGSVTADVEE, encoded by the coding sequence ATGGGCAGATGGAAAATCGGAAGTTTAACGGCAGCGCTCGGCTGCATTGCGCTTGGGGTGATTTTGGCGCTGGCCCAGGTCGGCGTTCTTACCTATGAGGTGCTCGGTTATCTGTGGCCGGCTCTGCTTATTATGCTCGGTCTCGAAATGCTGCTGCGGCTGCTTGGGCGAAGCGAGACGAAGAGCCGGACCAGCGGCTGGGCCATCGTGCTGATTGTCGTATTGGGATGCGTCAGCGCGGGACAATCCGTTCTGGCAGGCGGAACATTTGGCTCGCTGCTGGGACGGAGCCACCTGGCAGCCATTGAGGGCGAGGTGCCGATCAAGGATACCGTCAAAAAGGTGATTATCTCCATCCCCGGCGGCAAAGTGACCGTCAACGGAAATGATGGCGGTGTGCTGAAATACGACGGCAGTCTCATGGCACTGGGCAAAACCAAGGAGGAAAGCCAGCAGACGCTGAACAAGAACTGGCGGGCGACGGAAGTAGGGGATACAGTGACCCTTGAACTTCCATCCGAGAGCAATTGGCTCTCCAATATCACGATCGGGCTGAATTTCAGCTCGCCCTATCTGAATGTAAGTCTGCCTTCGAATCTTGAAGTAACCATCCATACATCCGATGGAGCGCTGAATGTGTCCGATCTGCAGGCTGGGGTGAAGGCTGATACTTCGAACGGAAGAATCGAGATGAAGGATATTCAGGGAGGCGTGGAAGCGGGCTCCAGCAACGGCGCCATACTGCTTCAGCAGGTGGACGGAGGGGCTTCGGTGACAAGCTCGAACGGCGCGATCACGCTGGAGGATGTGGGAGGCAAGGTGCACGCGAAGAGCAGCAACGGCAAGATCGTCATCCACTCCGGCATTTCAGGAGATTGGGATTGTAAATCCAGTAACGGCGCCGTTACGGTAACGGTGCCCAAGAATTCGGACGCCCGAATTATCGCGGATACCAGCAACGGCTCCATGAAAGGCAGCGTGGACTGGCAGAAGGAAGGGGACGACCACGGAACCGCGACGATTGGCGGAGGTACGCATACCGTGAAGCTCAACACGAGTAACGGCAGTGTCACGGCGGATGTGGAGGAGTAA